From a single Aspergillus puulaauensis MK2 DNA, chromosome 2, nearly complete sequence genomic region:
- a CDS encoding RidA family protein (COG:S;~EggNog:ENOG410PXG9;~InterPro:IPR006175,IPR019897,IPR035959;~PFAM:PF01042) — MSPNGQSFLLDPEKRTGPTRFSHARVVQPSTHHTVYVSGIAAVSPDGTYEGVTENTDGTFTIDVRQQTAAILRRIDSIIQGASEGKANLYNIVDTTVYILDMKTQYAGMNEEWNKVWSDRASAPSRATIGVRELPDPRFAVEIKATAVYES, encoded by the coding sequence ATGTCTCCAAACGGCCaatccttcctcctcgaccccGAGAAACGCACAGGCCCAACCCGGTTCTCCCACGCCCGCGTCGTGCAGCCCTCCACGCACCACACAGTCTACGTCTCCGGAATCGCCGCAGTCAGCCCTGATGGAACCTACGAGGGGGTGACTGAAAACACCGACGGCACATTCACAATCGACGTGCGGCAGCAGACAGCTGCTATTCTGCGCAGAATCGACAGCATCATCCAGGGTGCGTCCGAGGGGAAGGCGAATCTGTACAACATCGTCGACACGACCGTCTACATCTTGGATATGAAGACACAGTATGCGGGCATGAATGAGGAGTGGAATAAGGTCTGGTCGGACCGGGCGAGTGCGCCTAGTCGCGCGACGATTGGGGTCAGAGAACTGCCTGATCCGCGCTTTGCGGTGGAAATCAAGGCGACGGCGGTTTATGAGAGTTAG
- a CDS encoding uncharacterized protein (COG:E;~EggNog:ENOG410PHYU;~InterPro:IPR000073,IPR029058;~PFAM:PF12697) — translation MPHDPTGIQYYKLYDFTFHNGDTLPLRLAYREFNVDSKKTALIPTCFRGRINTTLNFVTGALCDYRVIVVALLGNGESSSPSNTPDFPSTIDYQDCVRAQYKLVTEHLGISALDVVVGFSMSGQCTYHWAAMYPEMVRNAVVICSSARTSLHNYQFLEGPKAALVHSVDYNSSSVQNAQPIRGLHAFGRAYSAWLTSAEWFERRLFEKQGFNSLAEWSEAVGGKNYEDWHPGDLLAMLGMWQRSDISKGRALESALRGLKANILLMPCRTDQYFKWEASQKEVEFLQHGELAVIPSVWGHIAGGGSNDEDNEWMDRQIRQFLK, via the coding sequence ATGCCTCACGATCCCACTGGCATTCAATACTACAAACTCTACGACTTCACCTTCCACAATGGCGACACTCTCCCCCTCCGCCTGGCGTATCGCGAGTTCAACGTAGATAGCAAGAAAACAGCACTCATCCCAACCTGCTTCCGCGGGCGCATCAACACTACACTGAACTTCGTCACTGGCGCACTCTGTGACTACCGAGTCATCGTGGTAGCCCTCCTCGGCAACGGCGAGTCGTCGAGTCCTTCAAACACGCCCGATTTCCCCTCGACCATCGACTACCAGGACTGCGTCCGGGCCCAATACAAACTTGTCACCGAGCATCTAGGTATCTCAGCGCTGGATGTTGTGGTTGGATTCTCCATGAGCGGGCAGTGTACATATCATTGGGCAGCCATGTACCCGGAGATGGTTCGAAACGCTGTGGTTATATGTTCGTCTGCGAGAACCAGTCTACACAACTATCAGTTTCTGGAGGGCCCAAAGGCTGCTCTTGTTCATTCCGTTGATTACAACAGTTCTTCTGTTCAAAACGCACAGCCCATTCGCGGTCTCCATGCGTTCGGAAGAGCGTATTCCGCGTGGTTGACCAGCGCCGAATGGTTCGAGAGGCGGCTTTTCGAGAAACAGGGATTCAACTCGCTGGCAGAATGGTCTGAAGCTGTAGGCGGGAAGAATTACGAGGACTGGCATCCTGGAGATctgttggcgatgttgggGATGTGGCAGCGGTCGGACATTAGCAAGGGGAGAGCTCTTGAAAGTGCACTGCGCGGGCTGAAAGCAAATATTCTGCTTATGCCTTGTCGTACGGATCAGTATTTCAAGTGGGAGGCAAGTCAGAAGGAGGTTGAATTTCTGCAGCATGGGGAACTGGCAGTGATTCCTTCGGTCTGGGGTCATATTGCCGGAGGGGGGAGTAATGACGAAGATAATGAGTGGATGGACAGGCAGATCAGGCAGTTTCTTAAATAA